The Shewanella sp. NFH-SH190041 genome has a window encoding:
- a CDS encoding response regulator transcription factor produces the protein MLILLVEDNRLLANNLIQYLALNGLDCDYAEDIQQAEYCLSQQQFDAIVLDVNLPDGCGISACARWKAQCQLAPVILLTARSGLDDRLQGFAAGADDYLIKPFAMAELVARLKAVAKRHQALPVLQVGELEIDFARHCAFRQGVALQLTPTAWQILTILARSSPNVVSREELERSLWPDIPPDSDSLRSHLHLLRRVVDKPFSFRMLHTIRGVGLCLKAC, from the coding sequence ATGTTGATATTACTGGTTGAAGACAACAGATTATTGGCAAATAACCTGATTCAGTATTTGGCATTAAATGGTTTGGATTGTGATTATGCGGAAGATATTCAGCAGGCAGAATATTGTCTTTCCCAGCAGCAGTTCGATGCCATTGTGCTGGATGTGAATTTACCCGATGGCTGTGGTATTTCAGCCTGTGCCCGTTGGAAAGCTCAATGCCAATTAGCCCCCGTTATTTTGTTGACAGCTCGCAGTGGCCTAGATGACAGATTACAGGGGTTTGCTGCTGGAGCCGATGATTACTTAATTAAACCTTTTGCTATGGCTGAGTTGGTTGCCAGACTAAAAGCCGTTGCTAAGCGTCACCAAGCCTTGCCGGTGCTACAAGTTGGAGAATTAGAAATTGATTTTGCTCGTCATTGTGCTTTTCGCCAAGGTGTTGCCTTACAGCTTACCCCTACAGCTTGGCAAATTCTGACGATTCTGGCTCGTAGTAGTCCTAATGTGGTGAGTCGGGAAGAGCTGGAACGCTCTCTTTGGCCGGATATTCCACCGGATAGTGACAGTTTGCGCAGCCACTTGCATTTGCTACGTCGGGTGGTAGATAAACCCTTTTCATTTAGAATGCTGCATACCATTCGTGGGGTTGGCTTATGTCTGAAGGCCTGTTGA
- a CDS encoding DNA-methyltransferase — protein MRLAKSDALSWLATLADDSVDLIITDPPYESLEKHRKVGTTTRLKVSKASSNQWFDIFPNACFDEFCQQLYRVLKPNRHCYLFCDQETMFAIKPAAERAGFKFWKPLVWDKINIGMGYHYRSRYEFILFFEKGKRKLQDLGIADVLTCKRVYRGYPTEKPVPLLEILVKQSSEPGELVIDPFFGSGSTLIAAHKLQRECAGADIADAAFEYLAQRRQTGDGV, from the coding sequence AAATCTGATGCGTTGAGTTGGCTGGCGACACTGGCTGATGACAGTGTTGACCTCATTATCACTGACCCTCCTTATGAATCACTGGAAAAACACCGTAAAGTGGGGACGACAACCCGGCTCAAGGTGAGTAAAGCCTCAAGTAATCAATGGTTTGATATTTTTCCTAATGCTTGCTTCGATGAGTTTTGTCAGCAGTTATATCGGGTGTTAAAACCAAACCGGCACTGTTATTTATTTTGCGATCAAGAAACCATGTTTGCGATTAAACCGGCAGCAGAGCGAGCTGGGTTTAAATTCTGGAAACCCTTGGTGTGGGATAAGATCAATATCGGTATGGGATACCATTACCGTTCACGCTATGAATTTATTCTGTTTTTTGAGAAAGGTAAGCGTAAGTTACAGGATTTAGGGATTGCGGATGTGTTGACCTGTAAACGTGTTTATCGGGGTTATCCTACTGAGAAACCGGTGCCGTTATTGGAGATCTTGGTGAAGCAAAGCTCTGAACCTGGCGAGTTGGTGATTGATCCTTTCTTTGGCTCTGGCTCAACCTTGATTGCTGCGCATAAATTGCAGCGCGAATGTGCAGGTGCTGATATTGCTGATGCTGCGTTTGAATACTTAGCGCAGCGGCGGCAAACAGGCGATGGGGTGTAA
- a CDS encoding sensor histidine kinase, translating into MMPHFSLKRTYQIYGLIFLAVTLVINCFIPLCMMCTGMFSMHDITLHNAGQAAEQILVDGRQSWASDNIRVYTTWDLVPADIRALNQNIPPNRESAIRYAHLDGAFIDALSVHYTAAGRPLYLWLHYNATHDLVFAPKNMTAILLLILMTFGLVASLALHMQKKVIYPVRHISQAIKQHDWLGGQGFSLPKQGYAELQAIVDALNQSLQQLQQVQQRELDFLRYASHELRTPVAICLSSFELLALQHGGLAGPILAASQASEQMKSIIETLLWLTNKTSTDSKPTSVALLPLLHELAAQQELAMAKSGKINIAGDNTCCQLLADPTRIMLNNLIRNALEHGCGSVDICQQGKCIKISNRILCQDHAGFGLGLILVSRLAEQLGWYFSTERQNNQFIAILKLEVGRNFSC; encoded by the coding sequence ATGATGCCCCATTTCAGTCTAAAACGTACCTATCAAATATATGGGCTGATTTTTTTAGCCGTAACATTAGTGATTAATTGTTTTATTCCTTTGTGCATGATGTGTACAGGTATGTTTTCTATGCATGACATTACGCTGCATAATGCTGGACAAGCAGCGGAACAAATATTGGTTGATGGCCGTCAATCATGGGCTTCAGATAATATCAGAGTTTATACCACCTGGGATTTAGTGCCTGCTGATATTCGGGCATTGAATCAGAATATTCCCCCTAACCGTGAATCAGCTATTCGTTATGCCCATTTAGATGGGGCTTTTATTGATGCTTTATCGGTACATTATACGGCAGCAGGGCGCCCGCTATATTTATGGCTGCATTACAACGCGACCCATGATTTAGTCTTTGCGCCAAAAAATATGACAGCAATTTTACTTTTAATTCTGATGACCTTTGGTTTGGTCGCCAGTTTGGCGTTGCACATGCAAAAAAAAGTGATTTATCCGGTACGTCATATTAGCCAAGCAATTAAACAACATGATTGGTTAGGTGGGCAGGGTTTTAGCTTGCCAAAGCAAGGATATGCTGAGTTACAGGCTATTGTTGATGCGCTTAATCAATCCTTGCAGCAGTTGCAGCAGGTTCAGCAGCGGGAATTAGACTTCTTGCGTTATGCCAGTCATGAATTACGCACGCCGGTTGCGATTTGTTTGTCTTCTTTTGAGTTATTAGCACTGCAACATGGTGGGCTGGCTGGGCCTATATTGGCAGCAAGCCAAGCTTCTGAGCAAATGAAATCAATTATTGAAACACTACTATGGCTAACAAATAAAACCAGTACTGATTCCAAACCAACTTCTGTTGCACTTTTGCCTCTGTTACATGAATTAGCCGCACAGCAGGAATTAGCAATGGCCAAGTCAGGTAAGATTAATATTGCTGGCGATAATACTTGTTGTCAGCTGCTTGCTGATCCCACACGTATTATGCTGAATAATTTAATACGTAATGCGCTGGAGCATGGTTGTGGCTCAGTTGATATTTGCCAACAAGGTAAATGCATTAAAATCAGTAATCGTATCTTATGCCAAGATCATGCAGGTTTTGGCTTGGGATTGATATTAGTATCCCGTTTGGCTGAACAATTGGGGTGGTACTTTTCCACTGAGCGTCAGAATAATCAATTCATTGCCATATTGAAATTAGAGGTTGGTCGCAATTTCTCTTGCTGA